One Scleropages formosus chromosome 8, fSclFor1.1, whole genome shotgun sequence DNA window includes the following coding sequences:
- the hdac5 gene encoding histone deacetylase 5 isoform X4, with product MLLKPTVQGLSEMLQTIYETESCFSADAVSGREQSLELLSRARMPALPRAVVEVKTSLPVGMQSPGGREQGGRDGSPVDLGPVPLRPAAPIGLDTTRREQQLQHELLLLKRQQELQKQLLFAEFQKQHEVLTRQHEAQLQEHLKQQQELLAAKRQQELEQKRKLEQQRHEELEKQRLEQQLIMLKNKEKGKESAIASTEVKLKLQEFLRSKKEPTSSGLNHSFPQQCWVSQHSSRDQSSSPQSNTPGTPPSYKLPPLLGTYDGKDDFPLRKTASEPNLKVRSRLKQKVAERRSSPLLRRKDGTVISTFKKRAVEITVSSMCSSAPGSGPSSPNSSNSAIAENGSSGSVPNIHAEQLRSLHQTLMADRTAGPLSLYTSPSLPNISLGLPASVAPTSSHIAAPQKLSPQQEAERQAIQAVRQGGALTGAFVSPAPLPACLPPGAAHDSEAPATNSHGSHSSLLQHVLLLEQARQQGALLAVPIYGQSPLVTAERAPGGMRAVGKLPRHRPLSRTQSAPLPQNPQALQQLVMQQQHQHFLEKQKQYQQQIHLSKMLSKGTELSRQPTTHPEETEEELTETLEMQEDTGEDDLPLVGEGHAAETQHQDALGGVTSVPGSPVASKHESTESETDEAADAEEVAELKESIEEGAPYGQVLGQQHLQQLNVFQASLSICSLPHRPLGRAQSSPASAGLKSSAGGEVSVKHLFTTGLVYDTFMLKHQCVCGNTHIHPEHAGRIQSVWSRLQETGLLSRCERIRGRKATLDEIQTVHSEYHTLLYGTSPLNRQKLDSKKLLGPVSQKMYAVLPCGGIGVDSDTVWNEMHSPGAVRMAVGCVIELAFKVAAGELKNGFAVVRPPGHHAEESTAMGFCFFNSVAVAAKLLQQKLNVGKILIVDWDIHHGNGTQQAFYGDASVLYISLHRYDDGNFFPGSGAPEEVGLGPGVGFNVNIAWTGGVDPPMGDVEYLTAFRTVVMPIAYEFSPDVVLVSAGFDAVEGHQSPLGGYSVTAKCFGHLTKQLMKLAGGRVVLVLEGGHDLTAICDASETCVSALLGDELDPVPETVLQQKPCPKAVASLERVIDIQRKHWTSVQRFAPTVAQSLLEAQWREKEEADALIAMASLTVDTDAGAAKEAVRSTEEPMEEDPAL from the exons TGGTGGAGGTGAAGACATCGCTCCCAGTGGGGATGCAAAGCCCGGGCGGAAGGGAGCAGGGCGGCAGGGACGGCAGCCCGGTGGACCTGGGACCGGTGCCCCTGCGGCCGGCCGCTCCGATCGGCCTGGACACGACTCGACgcgagcagcagctgcagcacgaGCTGCTCCTCCTCAAGCGGCAGCAGGAGCTTCAGAAGCAGCTGCTCTTTGCCGAGTTCCAGAAGCAGCACGAGGTGCTCACCCGGCAGCACGAGGCGCAGCTGCAGGAGCACCTCAAG CAGCAACAGGAGCTGCTTGCAGCCAAACgtcagcaggagctggagcagaagcGGAAGCTGGAGCAGCAGCGGCACGAGGAGTTGGAGAAACAGAGGCTGGAGCAGCAACTCATTATGCTGAAGAACAAGGAGAAGGGCAAAGAAA GTGCCATTGCCAGCACAGAAGTGAAGCTGAAGCTCCAGGAGTTCCTGCGCAGCAAGAAGGAACCAACATCCAGTGGACTGAACCATTCCTTTCCTCAGCAGTGCTG GGTCTCCCAGCACAGCTCTCGGGACCAGAGCTCCTCACCGCAGAGCAACACCCCCGGGACACCCCCGTCCTACAAACTGCCCCCTCTGCTGGGCACGTACGACGGAAAGGACGACTTCCCCCTCCGCAAGACGG CTTCGGAGCCCAACCTGAAGGTGCGCTCACGGTTAAAGCAGAAGGTGGCGGAAAGGAGGAGCAGCCCCCTGCTGAGGCGCAAGGACGGCACTGTGATCAGCACCTTCAAGAAGAGAGCCGTTGAGATCACAG TGTCCTCCATGTGCAGCAGTGCTCCCGGCTCCGGGCCCAGCTCCCCCAATAGCTCCAACAGCGCCATCGCCGAGAACGGCTCCAGCGGCTCCGTGCCCAACATCCACGCCGAG CAACTTCGCTCACTGCACCAGACGCTTATGGCGGACAGGACGGCCGGACCGCTCAGCCTCTACACGTCTCCCTCGCTACCCAACATCTCCCTGGGTCTGCCTGCTTCGGTGGCGCCCACCAGCTCGCACATCGCA GCCCCGCAGAAGTTGTCGCCCCAGCAGGAGGCCGAGCGCCAAGCCATCCAAGCCGTGAGGCAGGGGGGTGCCCTGACGGGGGCGTTCGTGAGTCCCGCGCCTCTGCCCGCTTGCCTGCCGCCAGGGGCGGCGCACGACTCCGAGGCCCCGGCGACCAACAGCCACGGTAGCCACTCCTCCCTGCTGCAGcacgtgctgctgctggaacaggcccggcagcagggggcgctgctcGCAG TGCCCATCTACGGGCAGTCGCCCCTGGTGACGGCCGAGCGGGCGCCCGGCGGCATGCGTGCGGTGGGCAAACTGCCCCGGCACCGGCCCCTCAGCCGCACGCAGTCAGCACCCCTCCCCCAGAACCCTCAGGCCCTACAGCAGCTTgtcatgcagcagcagcaccagcacttCCTGGAAAAGCAGAAGCAGTACCAGCAGCAGATCCATCTGAGCAAG ATGCTTTCCAAGGGCACCGAACTTTCTCGCCAGCCCACTACCCACCCCgaggagacggaggaggagtTGACGGAGACGCTGGAGATGCAGGAGGACACAGGGGAGGATGACCTTCCGCTGGTGGGAGAAGGGCACGCGGCGGAGACGCAGCACCAGGACGCATTGGGCGGAGTCACGTCAGTCCCCGGGAGCCCGGTCGCATCGAAGCACGAGAGCACCGAGAGCGAGACGGATGAGGCGGCGGATGCGGAGGAGGTCGCCGAGCTCAAGGAGAGCATCGAGGAGGGCGCCCCTTACGGACAG GTTTTGGGCCAACAGCATTTGCAGCAGCTCAACGTGTTCCAGGCATCACTGTCCATCTGCAGCCTGCCTCACAGACCTCTGGGAAGGGCTCAGTCCTCCCCCGCCTCGGCCGGGCTCAAGAGCTCCGCTGGGGGCGAGGTGTCTGTCAAACACCTCTTCACTACAG GGTTGGTGTACGACACGTTCATGCTGAAGCACCAGTGCGTGTGTGGGAACACGCACATCCACCCAGAGCACGCGGGCCGCATCCAGAGCGTGTGGTCCCGCCTGCAGGAGACGGGGCTGCTCAGCCGCTGCGAG AGGATCCGCGGCAGGAAGGCCACGCTGGACGAGATCCAGACGGTCCACTCGGAGTACCACACGCTGCTGTACGGCACGAGCCCCCTCAACAGGCAGAAGCTGGACAGCAAGAAGCtcctag GCCCCGTGAGCCAGAAGATGTACGCAGTGCTGCCCTGCGGAGGCATCGGG GTGGACAGCGACACCGTGTGGAACGAGATGCACTCCCCCGGCGCGGTGCGCATGGCTGTGGGTTGCGTCATCGAGCTCGCCTTCAAGGTGGCCGCCGGGGAGCTCAAG AATGGCTTTGCGGTGGTGCGCCCCCCAGGGCATCATGCGGAGGAGTCCACCGCCAT GGGTTTCTGCTTCTTCAACTCCGTGGCTGTCGCGGCCAAGCTGCTCCAGCAGAAGCTCAACGTGGGCAAGATCTTGATAGTGGATTGG GACATCCATCACGGCAATGGCACCCAACAGGCTTTCTACGGCGACGCCAGCGTGCTCTACATTTCTCTGCATCGCTATGACGACGGAAACTTCTTTCCCGGGAGTGGGGCTCCGGAAGAG GTCGGGCTGGGGCCGGGGGTGGGCTTCAACGTGAACATCGCGTGGACCGGAGGTGTGGACCCCCCCATGGGCGACGTGGAATATCTCACAGCCTTCCG GACGGTGGTCATGCCCATCGCTTACGAGTTCTCCCCAGATGTGGTCCTCGTGTCGGCCGGGTTCGACGCTGTCGAGGGTCATCAGTCCCCCCTGGGTGGATACTCTGTCACGGCCAAGT GTTTTGGCCACCTCACCAAGCAGCTGATGAAGCTGGCAGGCGGCCGTGTCGTCCTGGTGTTGGAGGGGGGTCACGACCTCACCGCCATCTGCGATGCCTCCGAGACCTGCGTGTCTGCTCTCCTTGGGGATGAG CTGGACCCCGTACCAGAGACAGTGCTGCAGCAGAAACCTTGTCCCAAAGCGGTGGCCTCGCTGGAGAGAGTCATCGACATTCAGA GGAAGCACTGGACCTCGGTGCAGCGCTTTGCCCCTACGGTGGCCCAGTCCCTCCTGGAGGCCCAGtggagggagaaggaggaggccgACGCGCTGATCGCCATGGCTTCCCTCACGGTCGACACAGATGCAGGAGCTGCCAAGGAGGCGGTCAG GTCCACGGAGGAGCCAATGGAGGAGGACCCAGCGCTGTAG
- the hdac5 gene encoding histone deacetylase 5 isoform X3: MLLKPTVQGLSEMLQTIYETESCFSADAVSGREQSLELLSRARMPALPRAVVEVKTSLPVGMQSPGGREQGGRDGSPVDLGPVPLRPAAPIGLDTTRREQQLQHELLLLKRQQELQKQLLFAEFQKQHEVLTRQHEAQLQEHLKQQQELLAAKRQQELEQKRKLEQQRHEELEKQRLEQQLIMLKNKEKGKESAIASTEVKLKLQEFLRSKKEPTSSGLNHSFPQQCWVSQHSSRDQSSSPQSNTPGTPPSYKLPPLLGTYDGKDDFPLRKTASEPNLKVRSRLKQKVAERRSSPLLRRKDGTVISTFKKRAVEITVSSMCSSAPGSGPSSPNSSNSAIAENGSSGSVPNIHAEQLRSLHQTLMADRTAGPLSLYTSPSLPNISLGLPASVAPTSSHIAAPQKLSPQQEAERQAIQAVRQGGALTGAFVSPAPLPACLPPGAAHDSEAPATNSHGSHSSLLQHVLLLEQARQQGALLAAVPIYGQSPLVTAERAPGGMRAVGKLPRHRPLSRTQSAPLPQNPQALQQLVMQQQHQHFLEKQKQYQQQIHLSKMLSKGTELSRQPTTHPEETEEELTETLEMQEDTGEDDLPLVGEGHAAETQHQDALGGVTSVPGSPVASKHESTESETDEAADAEEVAELKESIEEGAPYGQVLGQQHLQQLNVFQASLSICSLPHRPLGRAQSSPASAGLKSSAGGEVSVKHLFTTGLVYDTFMLKHQCVCGNTHIHPEHAGRIQSVWSRLQETGLLSRCERIRGRKATLDEIQTVHSEYHTLLYGTSPLNRQKLDSKKLLGPVSQKMYAVLPCGGIGVDSDTVWNEMHSPGAVRMAVGCVIELAFKVAAGELKNGFAVVRPPGHHAEESTAMGFCFFNSVAVAAKLLQQKLNVGKILIVDWDIHHGNGTQQAFYGDASVLYISLHRYDDGNFFPGSGAPEEVGLGPGVGFNVNIAWTGGVDPPMGDVEYLTAFRTVVMPIAYEFSPDVVLVSAGFDAVEGHQSPLGGYSVTAKCFGHLTKQLMKLAGGRVVLVLEGGHDLTAICDASETCVSALLGDELDPVPETVLQQKPCPKAVASLERVIDIQRKHWTSVQRFAPTVAQSLLEAQWREKEEADALIAMASLTVDTDAGAAKEAVRSTEEPMEEDPAL, encoded by the exons TGGTGGAGGTGAAGACATCGCTCCCAGTGGGGATGCAAAGCCCGGGCGGAAGGGAGCAGGGCGGCAGGGACGGCAGCCCGGTGGACCTGGGACCGGTGCCCCTGCGGCCGGCCGCTCCGATCGGCCTGGACACGACTCGACgcgagcagcagctgcagcacgaGCTGCTCCTCCTCAAGCGGCAGCAGGAGCTTCAGAAGCAGCTGCTCTTTGCCGAGTTCCAGAAGCAGCACGAGGTGCTCACCCGGCAGCACGAGGCGCAGCTGCAGGAGCACCTCAAG CAGCAACAGGAGCTGCTTGCAGCCAAACgtcagcaggagctggagcagaagcGGAAGCTGGAGCAGCAGCGGCACGAGGAGTTGGAGAAACAGAGGCTGGAGCAGCAACTCATTATGCTGAAGAACAAGGAGAAGGGCAAAGAAA GTGCCATTGCCAGCACAGAAGTGAAGCTGAAGCTCCAGGAGTTCCTGCGCAGCAAGAAGGAACCAACATCCAGTGGACTGAACCATTCCTTTCCTCAGCAGTGCTG GGTCTCCCAGCACAGCTCTCGGGACCAGAGCTCCTCACCGCAGAGCAACACCCCCGGGACACCCCCGTCCTACAAACTGCCCCCTCTGCTGGGCACGTACGACGGAAAGGACGACTTCCCCCTCCGCAAGACGG CTTCGGAGCCCAACCTGAAGGTGCGCTCACGGTTAAAGCAGAAGGTGGCGGAAAGGAGGAGCAGCCCCCTGCTGAGGCGCAAGGACGGCACTGTGATCAGCACCTTCAAGAAGAGAGCCGTTGAGATCACAG TGTCCTCCATGTGCAGCAGTGCTCCCGGCTCCGGGCCCAGCTCCCCCAATAGCTCCAACAGCGCCATCGCCGAGAACGGCTCCAGCGGCTCCGTGCCCAACATCCACGCCGAG CAACTTCGCTCACTGCACCAGACGCTTATGGCGGACAGGACGGCCGGACCGCTCAGCCTCTACACGTCTCCCTCGCTACCCAACATCTCCCTGGGTCTGCCTGCTTCGGTGGCGCCCACCAGCTCGCACATCGCA GCCCCGCAGAAGTTGTCGCCCCAGCAGGAGGCCGAGCGCCAAGCCATCCAAGCCGTGAGGCAGGGGGGTGCCCTGACGGGGGCGTTCGTGAGTCCCGCGCCTCTGCCCGCTTGCCTGCCGCCAGGGGCGGCGCACGACTCCGAGGCCCCGGCGACCAACAGCCACGGTAGCCACTCCTCCCTGCTGCAGcacgtgctgctgctggaacaggcccggcagcagggggcgctgctcGCAG CAGTGCCCATCTACGGGCAGTCGCCCCTGGTGACGGCCGAGCGGGCGCCCGGCGGCATGCGTGCGGTGGGCAAACTGCCCCGGCACCGGCCCCTCAGCCGCACGCAGTCAGCACCCCTCCCCCAGAACCCTCAGGCCCTACAGCAGCTTgtcatgcagcagcagcaccagcacttCCTGGAAAAGCAGAAGCAGTACCAGCAGCAGATCCATCTGAGCAAG ATGCTTTCCAAGGGCACCGAACTTTCTCGCCAGCCCACTACCCACCCCgaggagacggaggaggagtTGACGGAGACGCTGGAGATGCAGGAGGACACAGGGGAGGATGACCTTCCGCTGGTGGGAGAAGGGCACGCGGCGGAGACGCAGCACCAGGACGCATTGGGCGGAGTCACGTCAGTCCCCGGGAGCCCGGTCGCATCGAAGCACGAGAGCACCGAGAGCGAGACGGATGAGGCGGCGGATGCGGAGGAGGTCGCCGAGCTCAAGGAGAGCATCGAGGAGGGCGCCCCTTACGGACAG GTTTTGGGCCAACAGCATTTGCAGCAGCTCAACGTGTTCCAGGCATCACTGTCCATCTGCAGCCTGCCTCACAGACCTCTGGGAAGGGCTCAGTCCTCCCCCGCCTCGGCCGGGCTCAAGAGCTCCGCTGGGGGCGAGGTGTCTGTCAAACACCTCTTCACTACAG GGTTGGTGTACGACACGTTCATGCTGAAGCACCAGTGCGTGTGTGGGAACACGCACATCCACCCAGAGCACGCGGGCCGCATCCAGAGCGTGTGGTCCCGCCTGCAGGAGACGGGGCTGCTCAGCCGCTGCGAG AGGATCCGCGGCAGGAAGGCCACGCTGGACGAGATCCAGACGGTCCACTCGGAGTACCACACGCTGCTGTACGGCACGAGCCCCCTCAACAGGCAGAAGCTGGACAGCAAGAAGCtcctag GCCCCGTGAGCCAGAAGATGTACGCAGTGCTGCCCTGCGGAGGCATCGGG GTGGACAGCGACACCGTGTGGAACGAGATGCACTCCCCCGGCGCGGTGCGCATGGCTGTGGGTTGCGTCATCGAGCTCGCCTTCAAGGTGGCCGCCGGGGAGCTCAAG AATGGCTTTGCGGTGGTGCGCCCCCCAGGGCATCATGCGGAGGAGTCCACCGCCAT GGGTTTCTGCTTCTTCAACTCCGTGGCTGTCGCGGCCAAGCTGCTCCAGCAGAAGCTCAACGTGGGCAAGATCTTGATAGTGGATTGG GACATCCATCACGGCAATGGCACCCAACAGGCTTTCTACGGCGACGCCAGCGTGCTCTACATTTCTCTGCATCGCTATGACGACGGAAACTTCTTTCCCGGGAGTGGGGCTCCGGAAGAG GTCGGGCTGGGGCCGGGGGTGGGCTTCAACGTGAACATCGCGTGGACCGGAGGTGTGGACCCCCCCATGGGCGACGTGGAATATCTCACAGCCTTCCG GACGGTGGTCATGCCCATCGCTTACGAGTTCTCCCCAGATGTGGTCCTCGTGTCGGCCGGGTTCGACGCTGTCGAGGGTCATCAGTCCCCCCTGGGTGGATACTCTGTCACGGCCAAGT GTTTTGGCCACCTCACCAAGCAGCTGATGAAGCTGGCAGGCGGCCGTGTCGTCCTGGTGTTGGAGGGGGGTCACGACCTCACCGCCATCTGCGATGCCTCCGAGACCTGCGTGTCTGCTCTCCTTGGGGATGAG CTGGACCCCGTACCAGAGACAGTGCTGCAGCAGAAACCTTGTCCCAAAGCGGTGGCCTCGCTGGAGAGAGTCATCGACATTCAGA GGAAGCACTGGACCTCGGTGCAGCGCTTTGCCCCTACGGTGGCCCAGTCCCTCCTGGAGGCCCAGtggagggagaaggaggaggccgACGCGCTGATCGCCATGGCTTCCCTCACGGTCGACACAGATGCAGGAGCTGCCAAGGAGGCGGTCAG GTCCACGGAGGAGCCAATGGAGGAGGACCCAGCGCTGTAG